One window of the Pieris rapae chromosome 11, ilPieRapa1.1, whole genome shotgun sequence genome contains the following:
- the LOC110994139 gene encoding serine protease HTRA2, mitochondrial, producing the protein MIKTCDVSRFLAKNSLKHYSLRCSSRFLSTFKYSNHKDDENFSRKRYFGGTIAIAAGVFGYVSLKEKINAATITLSGRREKYNFIADVVDVSAPSVVYIEIQDGRRLDLFSGRPITISNGSGFIVNEDGLILTNAHVVVNKPNAVVNVRLMDGSTHLGFVEDFDIKSDLATLRIPVKNLPVMKLGSSADLRPGEWVVAMGSPLALSNTVTAGVVSSTQRDSKELGLQGKDMVYIQTDAPITFGNSGGPLVNLDGEAIGINSMKVTSGISFAIPIDYVKEFLAKRKTKSPQVSRRYLGITMLSLTPNILLELRMRNPEMPTDIDHGILVWKVIIGSPAYNGGLQPGDIVTHINGTPVTSATDLYSVLENSTGKLTVQIVRGRLRTTIVIAPEIH; encoded by the exons atgataaaaacTTGTGATGTATCGCGATTTTTAGCTAAAAATTCACTAAAACATTATAGTTTAAGATGTTCTAGTCGTTTTTTATCTACATTTAAGTACTCTAACCATAAAGATGATGAGAATTTTTCGCGTAAACGTTATTTTGGAGGTACTATAGCGATTGCTGCTGGTGTTTTTGGTTACGTATCTCTCAAAGAGAAAATTAATGCTGCCACTATAACTTTATCGGGTAGACGggagaagtataacttcataGCTGATGTGGTAGACGTGTCAGCACCGTCTGTTGTATATATTGAGATCCAGGATGGAAGACGCCTTGACCTATTTTCTGGACGACCTATCACAATATCAAATGGGTCTGGGTTCATTGTAAATGAAGATGGTCTGATTTTAACCAATGCTCATGTCGTCGTGAATAAGCCTAATGCCGTGGTAAATGTTCGACTGATG GATGGTTCCACTCACTTAGGGTTTGTAGAggattttgatattaaatcagACTTAGCAACATTGAGAATACCAGTAAAAAATTTGCCAGTCATGAAATTGGGATCATCAGCAGATTTACGACCTGGCGAGTGg GTGGTGGCAATGGGAAGTCCTCTAGCATTGAGCAATACCGTTACAGCAGGTGTAGTCAGTTCAACTCAAAGAGATAGTAAAGAACTAGGATTGCAAG gaaAAGACATGGTCTACATACAAACAGATGCACCTATTACTTTTGGTAATAGTGGAGGGCCTCTAGTCAACTTGGATGGTGAAGCAATCGGTATTAACAGTATGAAAGTAACCTCAGGGATATCTTTTGCAATACCAATTGACTATGTTAAAGAATTTTTGGCTAAGC gaAAAACCAAGTCACCTCAAGTATCAAGACGTTACCTTGGTATAACAATGTTATCATTGACACCCAACATCCTTTTGGAGTTGCGAATGAGGAATCCTGAG ATGCCAACTGATATAGATCACGGAATTCTTGTTTGGAAAGTCATTATAGGATCACCTGCTTACAA cgGTGGTCTCCAACCAGGTGATATAGTGACCCACATAAATGGTACACCCGTGACAAGTGCAACAGACCTTTATTCGGTTCTAGAAAACTCCACAGGCAAACTTACTGTGCAGATTGTACGCGGTAGATTGCGCACAACTATTGTTATTGCACCCGAAATACATTGA
- the LOC110994141 gene encoding N-acetyl-D-glucosamine kinase, whose protein sequence is MHTLRLFGGVEGGATHSNLVICDEKGKVISKSKGPGTNHWNLGIDECAKRIIQMVHTAKDEAGIPRDKPLDSLGLTLSGCEQESSNADLARRVKELDGYSADAVYVASDTAGSLFTGAPNGGMVLIAGTGSNALLRTPDGQQFGCGGWGYLLGDEGGAYWIAHRAIKIIFDDCDGFRPAPHSTTRLWEAIKNYFKADSRADILPHAYKHFEKSFFAGLTAELSTLADDGDALSQHIFADAGAALASHVAALASRSQNGTRPFENGLRIVCVGSVWKSWHALAPGALTALAARRLRIDLELVRLRVSSAMGAAWLAAKHVNYNLPRDDSAFCEVFYTHRQNGQTNIDGYGCGCSEFWS, encoded by the exons tGGCGCAACACACTCAAACCTGGTGATTTGCGATGAAAAAGGCAAAGTTATTAGTAAATCTAAAGGCCCCGGAACAAATCACTGGAATCTAGGTATAGACGAATGTGCAAAACGAATTATTCAAATGGTCCACACTGCGAAGGATGAAGCTGGTATACCAAGAGACAAACCTCTTGATTCATTG GGTTTGACGCTGTCCGGTTGTGAGCAAGAGAGCAGTAATGCTGATTTAGCAAGACGGGTCAAAGAGTTGGATGGATACAGCGCAGATGCCGTCTATGTAGCTTCAGACACAGCCGGATCTCTCTTCACCGGCGCTCCAAATGGTGGAATGGTTCTTATTGCTG GCACGGGATCAAACGCGTTGTTAAGAACACCAGATGGTCAACAATTTGGTTGCGGTGGCTGGGGTTACCTTCTCGGTGACGAAGGCGgtg CGTATTGGATTGCCCACCgcgctattaaaataatattcgacgATTGTGATGGTTTTCGACCAGCTCCTCACTCGACAACAAGGCTTTGGGaggcaataaaaaattacttcaaGGCAGATTCGCGAGCAGATATATTGCCTCATGCGTACAAACATTTCGAGAAGTCATTTTTTGCTG GTCTAACAGCAGAACTGTCAACTCTCGCAGATGACGGCGACGCTCTATCCCAGCATATATTTGCTGATGCGGGCGCAGCACTAGCATCGCACGTGGCTGCGCTCGCTTCTCGTAGCCAGAATGGAACGAGGCCCTTCGAAAATGGCTTGAGGATTGTCTGCGTGGGTTCCGTATGGAAAAGCTGGCATGCGCTTGCGCCGGGCGCGTTAACTGCGCTTGCTGCGAGACGG CTAAGAATAGACTTGGAGCTAGTTCGCCTACGCGTCTCAAGTGCGATGGGTGCAGCCTGGTTGGCCGCTAAACACGTGAACTACAATTTACCGCGAGATGACTCTGCTTTCTGCGAAGTTTTCTACACACACCGGCAGAACGGCCAAACAAATATTGATGGTTATGGATGCGGTTGTAGCGAATTTTGGAGctaa